In Sinorhizobium mexicanum, the DNA window ATTCGTTGAGGCGGAGCTACCAGGACTTGCTGAGCGCTTCGCCCGTCAGCGAGAACACGAATAACCCTGACAGCTGTCAGGATCTTAAAGCCTATTGAGGAAAGGAAACGCAGCAAAAGAAAAAGGCCCCCCAAACGTTGCCGTCGTGGAAGCCTCTCTCTGATTTAGCACCTCGAGAATCGCATTTCCACGAATCCTAGTCAAGAGTGTATGGCGTCGTTTTCGGCGGTCGGAATTCTTTTGCCTTTCGAAGGTGAAGGAAAATGCAAAGTGGAAATGTGACGACGCCCTTTGGGCGGCGGCCGATTACGCTTGCCTTGGTTCGGCAACAAATTGCCGCAACGGAGATCAAGCCCGGCAAATCGGCTGACAAATGGAAGGTCTTTCGGCACGCTTCTGAAGCGCGGAAAGAGCTTGGACTGCATGACCGCAGCCTCGCGGTACTTGACGCCTTGTTGACCTTTTATCCTGACAATGAACTTCGCCACGACGGGCAGCTCATAGTCTTCCCGTCCAATGCGCAGCTGACACTCCGCGCCCATGGCATTGCTGGCGCCACGCTTCGCAGACATCTAGCGCTTCTGGTTGAGGCGGGTCTCGTTGTTCGCAAGGACAGCGCCAATGGTAAGCGATACGCTCGAAGGGACAGGTCGGGCGAGATCGAACGTGCCTTCGGCTTCGATCTCTCACCACTGCTCAACCGCGCCGAGGAGCTAGCCCAGATGGCTCAGCAGGTCGCTGCGGACCGAGCAGCGCTCCGGAGGGCGAAGGAAACCCTTACGATATGCCGTCGAGACATCCGGAAGCTGCTCTCCGCGGCAGTTGAAGAAGGCGCCGACGGCGATTGGAACAAAATTGAATCCATGTACGTCCAGCTAATCCACCGTATACCACGCAGCCCAAGTCTGTCTGATCTCGTCGGCCTGATTGATGAACTGAACGTATTGCAGGAGGAAATTCTCAACACGTTGGATTTGCAGCGAAAAGCAGAGATTGATAGCACCAATGATGCTCACAATGAGCGTCACATACAGAATTCACATACCGAATCCATACATGAACTTGAACCTAGCTCTCGAAATGAGCAGGACGCGATGCCGAGCCAAGTCAGCCAAGTTACGAGCGAGCCGATAAAGAGATTTCCTTTGGGAATGGTGCTAAAGGCCTGCCCTCAAATTGCCGATTATGCTCCAGGGGGCACCATCGCGGGCTGGCGAGACCTAATGTCAGCGGCTGTGGTGGTCCGTTCCATGCTCAGAGTTAGCCCCTCGGCTTACGAGGATGCCTGCGATGTGATGGGTGCGGAGAATGCCGCCGTCACGATTGCCTGCA includes these proteins:
- the repC gene encoding plasmid replication protein RepC, encoding MQSGNVTTPFGRRPITLALVRQQIAATEIKPGKSADKWKVFRHASEARKELGLHDRSLAVLDALLTFYPDNELRHDGQLIVFPSNAQLTLRAHGIAGATLRRHLALLVEAGLVVRKDSANGKRYARRDRSGEIERAFGFDLSPLLNRAEELAQMAQQVAADRAALRRAKETLTICRRDIRKLLSAAVEEGADGDWNKIESMYVQLIHRIPRSPSLSDLVGLIDELNVLQEEILNTLDLQRKAEIDSTNDAHNERHIQNSHTESIHELEPSSRNEQDAMPSQVSQVTSEPIKRFPLGMVLKACPQIADYAPGGTIAGWRDLMSAAVVVRSMLRVSPSAYEDACDVMGAENAAVTIACILERAEHINSAGGYLRDLTSKTRRGEFSVGPVLMALLRAHGQSLREDG